Proteins encoded within one genomic window of Corynebacterium aurimucosum:
- a CDS encoding Dyp-type peroxidase has product MSGFAEPVSRRGLLAGSAVAASAVALASCAKGDEPGQASADASRAAQAGDAGSTGPDSREETMGGDIVAFDGKHQAGIQTPVQAHVELVGFNLKKGTTARGAAALMRLWTEDARRLCTGENPLGSLEPELSTTPANLTVTCGWGEGFFDTVDVAKPSWLRDIQAFDHDDLRPEWGQTDIVLQICSDDPFTAAFVLRHMTRAGKDYADVAWIQQGFSHAYGSAPKGMTPRNLFGQKDGTVNPRSDEDFNEQVWIEDGPFAGGSAMVVRRIHMNLDTWEQLDRAARENSTGRTLDTGAPIGAKDEFDPVDLDARNEFGLKAIDENSHVARAHPPAEHPEQKLLRRPYNYNLPPTPETTQRGELSNAGLIFICYQKDPTTQFEPIQARLDEADRLNEWIRHIGSAVYYMPAGTEGETFWGESLIRS; this is encoded by the coding sequence ATGAGCGGGTTCGCGGAACCTGTCAGCCGGCGTGGATTACTCGCCGGAAGTGCTGTGGCGGCAAGCGCGGTAGCGCTTGCAAGCTGTGCGAAAGGGGATGAACCTGGACAGGCATCTGCGGATGCCTCCCGCGCAGCACAGGCTGGGGACGCCGGAAGCACCGGTCCGGACAGCCGCGAGGAGACCATGGGCGGCGATATCGTCGCCTTCGACGGAAAGCACCAAGCGGGCATCCAAACTCCGGTCCAAGCGCACGTGGAACTGGTGGGCTTTAATCTGAAAAAGGGGACCACCGCACGCGGCGCGGCCGCGCTCATGCGCCTGTGGACAGAAGACGCCCGCCGTCTGTGCACCGGTGAGAACCCGTTGGGCAGCCTCGAACCCGAATTGTCTACCACCCCAGCAAACCTCACCGTCACGTGCGGTTGGGGAGAGGGATTCTTCGACACGGTGGACGTCGCCAAGCCCAGCTGGCTGCGCGATATCCAGGCTTTTGACCATGATGACCTCCGCCCGGAATGGGGCCAGACAGATATCGTCCTGCAGATCTGCAGCGATGACCCTTTCACTGCCGCCTTCGTATTGCGGCATATGACCCGCGCGGGCAAAGATTACGCCGATGTTGCGTGGATCCAACAGGGATTCAGCCATGCCTATGGCTCCGCACCGAAGGGTATGACTCCGCGCAACCTCTTTGGGCAAAAGGACGGAACGGTCAATCCCCGAAGCGATGAAGACTTCAACGAACAGGTGTGGATCGAAGACGGCCCCTTCGCCGGCGGCAGCGCCATGGTGGTACGCCGCATTCACATGAACCTGGACACATGGGAGCAGCTTGATCGCGCGGCACGTGAGAACTCGACTGGGCGCACGCTCGATACCGGAGCTCCTATAGGCGCTAAGGACGAGTTCGACCCGGTGGATCTGGATGCCCGCAACGAGTTTGGGCTCAAAGCCATTGATGAAAACTCGCATGTCGCCAGAGCGCATCCGCCGGCAGAGCATCCAGAACAAAAGCTTTTGCGTCGCCCGTATAACTACAACCTGCCGCCGACTCCGGAGACCACCCAGCGCGGTGAACTTAGCAACGCGGGATTGATCTTCATCTGCTACCAGAAGGACCCGACGACGCAGTTCGAGCCTATTCAAGCGCGCCTTGATGAAGCGGATCGCCTCAATGAGTGGATTCGCCACATTGGTTCGGCCGTGTATTACATGCCGGCCGGAACTGAAGGCGAAACCTTCTGGGGCGAATCGCTCATACGCAGTTAA
- the thrS gene encoding threonine--tRNA ligase: MAEMIPAVPVNYEPITVPAGTAVGAAMREHELPNKGPEAVVVVRGADGTLYDLSHTPDTDAEFTPVAACEEDGRAVIRHSCGHVMAQAVQAEFPGTKLGIGPAIENGFYFDFQTAEPFTPEDLKAIEKRMKKIIKGGQRFERHVYATTEEAEAALANEPFKLELVQDKGNVEPDSDEAAEVGAGDLTHYDNVNPRTGEVEWFDLCRGPHVPTTKYIPAFTLTRSSAAYWRGDQSKAGLQRIYGTAFESKEALESYKTMVEEAEKRDHRRLGAELDLFSFPDEIGSGFPVFHPNGATVRMEMEEHSRRRHIADGYSFVSTPHLTKGDLFKKSGHLDFYADGMFPPMQLDGEWDEDGNCTKQPQDYYAKPMNCPMHNLIFASRGRSYRELPLRLFEFGTVYRYEKSGVIHGLTRARGFTQDDSHIYCTPEQLEDELTKVLEFIISLLKDYGLDDFYLELSTKDPNKYVGSDEIWERSTAILQSVAEKSGLELVPDPAGAAFYGPKISVQARDAIGRTWQMSTVQLDFNLPERFELEYTASDGSKQRPIMIHRALFGSIERFFGVLLEHYAGAFPAWLAPHQVVGIPVADTFAPHLEEVCAQLRARGLRADVDTSDDRMQKKIRNHTTGKVPFMLLAGERDVDANAVSFRFLDGTQVNGVPVETAINVIEAWVRERNNEQPTKDTIAERV, translated from the coding sequence ATGGCGGAAATGATTCCAGCAGTCCCGGTGAACTACGAACCAATCACGGTCCCCGCCGGTACTGCCGTGGGAGCAGCGATGCGCGAGCATGAGCTGCCCAACAAGGGCCCGGAAGCTGTCGTCGTCGTCCGCGGCGCCGATGGAACCCTCTACGACCTTTCCCACACCCCGGACACGGACGCCGAGTTCACCCCGGTTGCTGCCTGCGAGGAAGACGGCCGCGCCGTTATCCGCCACTCCTGCGGACACGTCATGGCCCAGGCAGTGCAGGCGGAATTCCCCGGCACTAAGCTGGGCATTGGCCCGGCCATCGAGAATGGCTTCTACTTCGACTTCCAGACCGCTGAGCCCTTCACCCCGGAGGACCTCAAGGCCATTGAGAAGCGTATGAAGAAGATCATCAAGGGCGGCCAGCGCTTCGAGCGCCACGTCTACGCCACCACCGAAGAAGCTGAAGCGGCATTGGCCAACGAGCCCTTCAAGCTGGAGCTGGTCCAGGACAAGGGCAACGTGGAACCAGATTCCGATGAGGCCGCCGAGGTGGGCGCCGGAGATCTGACCCACTATGACAACGTAAACCCCCGCACCGGCGAGGTGGAGTGGTTTGACCTTTGCCGCGGCCCGCACGTGCCGACCACCAAGTACATCCCGGCTTTCACCCTGACGCGATCCTCTGCTGCCTACTGGCGCGGCGACCAGTCCAAGGCTGGCCTGCAGCGCATTTATGGCACCGCCTTCGAATCCAAGGAGGCCCTGGAGTCCTACAAGACCATGGTCGAAGAGGCCGAAAAGCGTGATCACCGCCGCCTGGGTGCTGAGCTGGACCTGTTTTCCTTCCCGGATGAGATTGGTTCCGGCTTCCCCGTCTTCCACCCGAATGGCGCTACCGTGCGCATGGAGATGGAGGAGCACTCCCGCCGTCGCCACATCGCGGACGGCTACTCTTTCGTGTCCACCCCGCACCTGACCAAGGGAGACCTGTTCAAGAAGTCCGGCCACCTCGACTTCTACGCGGATGGCATGTTCCCGCCGATGCAGCTCGACGGTGAGTGGGATGAGGACGGCAACTGCACTAAGCAGCCGCAGGATTACTACGCCAAGCCGATGAACTGCCCGATGCACAACCTCATCTTCGCTTCTCGTGGTCGTTCCTACCGTGAGCTGCCGCTGCGCCTCTTCGAGTTCGGCACGGTCTACCGCTACGAGAAGTCAGGCGTTATCCACGGCCTGACCCGCGCCCGCGGCTTTACCCAGGATGATTCGCACATTTACTGCACCCCGGAGCAGCTCGAAGACGAGCTGACCAAGGTTCTGGAGTTCATCATTTCCTTGCTCAAGGACTACGGTCTGGATGACTTTTACCTGGAGCTATCCACCAAGGACCCCAACAAGTACGTTGGCTCGGATGAGATTTGGGAGCGCTCGACGGCTATCTTGCAGTCGGTGGCGGAGAAGTCCGGCCTCGAGCTGGTCCCGGACCCAGCAGGCGCGGCCTTCTACGGCCCGAAGATTTCCGTTCAGGCGCGCGATGCCATCGGCCGTACCTGGCAGATGTCCACTGTGCAGCTGGACTTCAACCTGCCGGAGCGCTTTGAACTGGAGTACACGGCGTCGGATGGTTCCAAGCAGCGCCCGATCATGATTCACCGCGCACTTTTCGGTTCCATCGAGCGTTTCTTCGGCGTGCTACTGGAGCACTACGCGGGTGCATTCCCGGCGTGGCTGGCACCTCACCAGGTGGTGGGCATCCCGGTCGCCGATACCTTCGCCCCGCACCTCGAGGAAGTCTGTGCACAGCTGCGCGCACGCGGCCTGCGCGCTGACGTGGATACCTCTGATGACCGCATGCAGAAGAAGATCCGCAACCACACCACGGGCAAGGTTCCATTCATGCTGTTGGCCGGTGAGCGTGACGTGGATGCCAACGCGGTGTCCTTCCGCTTCCTCGACGGCACCCAGGTCAACGGTGTGCCCGTAGAGACAGCAATCAACGTGATTGAAGCATGGGTTCGTGAGCGCAACAACGAGCAACCGACTAAGGACACTATCGCTGAACGCGTCTAG
- a CDS encoding vWA domain-containing protein: protein MKAFSPPSSSPQGLLRGVFAILAALLIAFLTVVAVPASAQNPTGVSSSTAPSSEAATTNNPESGPDGDAADPESGATMLVLDSSGSMNAQDAGGQTRLDAAKDATKKFVSELGGTIPLGLVTYGGTVDEAPENQEAGCQDIHVVSGPKEDVGDSFTGPIDALHAKGYTPIGDSLKKAAEELGGQHGTIVLVSDGIDTCAPPPVCEVAKELHEQGVDLVINTIGFNVDEEARKELSCIADAAGGEYLDADDADSLAAMIKKAAGRAADIYQSDVEQIEGTEDISRPTQLPRWESGEDFIFRAELDAPPNGGEESRTDFHAESWSIPVKPGERYVATMYKTLEGAVGTPNDLYLKTFFGDGTEPPTGTHGGDEGSDDCTADWESANTGTVSEALANASAYTYEIGSKNCQGDLVLTAMRAGQYKADEPFDVEILLHRVDPVSNIDELVSGLSSELDGELHANANDAEQMAPGNWFDNATELRSGQAIETDIVQGEAHVYKVPMKEGQQLAAAIRAGEASDKKALQYSGLDVSILNPVREKAGEHESLIWPDEGDEGSVSAANPIAFTNRFSSDSAPSYGNANWLEGDYYIVVTLDAGTGNNLADSEGNFTDKRATMKYYLTSKVLGEPIQGPIYEPVKDQTEAPKSDGDEGKVDQAASADEDEGFGFGILGYLLAAALGIIAVAVIILVVILLRGRSH from the coding sequence ATGAAAGCCTTTTCTCCACCTTCGTCTTCCCCGCAGGGCCTGTTACGCGGGGTCTTTGCTATTCTCGCAGCGCTACTCATCGCGTTTCTCACCGTCGTTGCGGTGCCAGCGTCTGCGCAGAATCCGACCGGGGTGTCGTCCAGCACAGCTCCGAGCTCCGAGGCCGCTACCACGAATAACCCGGAGTCCGGCCCCGATGGGGACGCCGCAGATCCCGAGAGCGGCGCGACGATGCTTGTTCTCGATTCTTCTGGCTCGATGAATGCGCAAGACGCTGGCGGGCAGACCCGCCTCGACGCCGCGAAGGACGCAACGAAGAAGTTCGTCTCTGAGCTTGGTGGGACTATCCCACTAGGTCTTGTTACTTACGGCGGCACGGTCGACGAAGCACCAGAGAATCAGGAAGCAGGGTGCCAAGACATCCACGTGGTCAGTGGCCCCAAAGAGGATGTAGGGGATTCTTTCACTGGCCCGATCGATGCGCTCCATGCAAAGGGCTACACCCCGATCGGTGATTCCCTGAAGAAGGCCGCCGAGGAATTGGGTGGCCAGCACGGCACCATTGTGCTTGTCTCTGATGGAATCGATACCTGTGCGCCGCCGCCAGTATGTGAGGTGGCCAAAGAGCTTCACGAGCAGGGCGTCGATCTGGTCATCAACACCATTGGTTTTAACGTCGATGAGGAGGCCCGAAAGGAGCTCTCCTGTATTGCAGATGCCGCTGGCGGCGAGTATCTTGACGCCGATGATGCAGACTCATTGGCAGCGATGATCAAGAAGGCAGCAGGGCGCGCCGCGGACATCTATCAATCCGATGTTGAACAGATTGAAGGCACCGAAGACATCAGCCGACCAACGCAGCTTCCACGCTGGGAGTCTGGTGAGGACTTCATCTTCCGCGCGGAGTTGGATGCCCCACCGAACGGCGGCGAGGAATCTCGCACCGATTTCCATGCTGAGTCATGGTCGATCCCCGTCAAGCCGGGTGAGCGCTATGTGGCGACGATGTACAAGACACTTGAAGGTGCAGTGGGAACACCGAACGACCTGTATTTGAAGACATTTTTCGGCGATGGTACAGAACCGCCAACGGGTACGCATGGTGGCGACGAAGGCTCAGATGATTGCACAGCTGACTGGGAAAGTGCGAACACCGGCACTGTATCTGAGGCCTTGGCAAACGCTAGCGCTTATACCTACGAAATCGGTTCCAAGAATTGCCAGGGCGACTTGGTCTTGACGGCGATGCGCGCAGGCCAGTACAAGGCCGATGAACCTTTCGACGTGGAGATTCTGCTTCACCGTGTTGACCCAGTATCCAACATTGACGAGCTTGTTAGTGGTCTTAGCAGCGAGCTGGACGGCGAACTCCATGCCAACGCCAACGATGCTGAACAGATGGCTCCCGGAAACTGGTTTGACAATGCCACGGAGCTTCGCAGCGGTCAGGCCATCGAAACCGACATTGTTCAGGGCGAAGCGCACGTCTACAAGGTCCCCATGAAGGAAGGACAGCAGTTGGCTGCCGCAATTAGAGCTGGAGAGGCTTCGGATAAGAAGGCTCTCCAGTACTCAGGCCTCGATGTGTCTATCCTCAATCCAGTTCGTGAGAAAGCTGGAGAGCATGAGTCTTTGATCTGGCCCGATGAGGGGGACGAGGGATCGGTCTCGGCAGCAAACCCTATTGCTTTCACTAACCGCTTCAGCTCGGATTCTGCACCCTCTTATGGCAACGCGAACTGGTTGGAGGGTGACTACTACATCGTGGTGACACTAGATGCAGGTACGGGGAATAATCTAGCGGATAGTGAAGGCAATTTCACTGACAAACGTGCCACCATGAAGTATTACCTCACGTCCAAGGTGTTGGGGGAGCCAATCCAAGGCCCAATCTATGAACCCGTCAAGGACCAGACTGAGGCACCGAAGAGTGATGGTGACGAAGGAAAAGTGGACCAAGCAGCAAGCGCCGATGAGGATGAAGGCTTTGGCTTTGGCATTCTTGGCTATCTCTTAGCCGCTGCGCTGGGCATCATCGCTGTTGCCGTAATCATCCTGGTAGTTATCCTTCTGCGCGGACGTAGCCACTAG
- a CDS encoding dihydrofolate reductase family protein: MSDTALIERLLGPDQEGIRLIAVSTLHGSATIDGTSEPMGNDTDAELFAALREWADVAVVGSATVKAEDYGPASNTRLAVFSHSLDFSGFEDFIAAGPLVLTPAERASSLEARRLADAGAEVVSTGTGTMSEAIAALRAQGARRISCEGGPSVYSAFIAEGLVDKLYLTLDPHLSPSVEKPVVDGEATSPALKLELENVTAVDNTVFLRYRRTQTP, encoded by the coding sequence ATGAGTGACACTGCGCTGATAGAACGCCTGCTGGGCCCAGACCAAGAAGGAATCCGCTTAATTGCGGTGAGTACGCTCCACGGCTCCGCCACCATCGATGGCACCTCCGAACCGATGGGCAACGACACCGACGCTGAACTCTTTGCCGCCCTACGCGAGTGGGCGGACGTTGCCGTCGTCGGCTCAGCCACGGTGAAAGCAGAAGATTATGGGCCGGCGTCAAATACCCGTCTCGCCGTCTTCAGCCACTCCCTCGATTTTTCCGGCTTCGAGGACTTCATTGCAGCTGGCCCCCTCGTGCTTACCCCCGCAGAACGCGCATCTTCACTCGAGGCACGGCGCTTAGCCGACGCTGGTGCCGAAGTCGTCAGCACAGGTACCGGAACCATGAGCGAGGCTATTGCTGCCCTCCGCGCCCAGGGCGCGCGCCGCATCAGTTGTGAAGGTGGGCCATCCGTCTACTCCGCCTTTATCGCAGAAGGCCTCGTAGACAAGCTGTATTTGACGCTTGATCCGCACCTTTCCCCTTCCGTCGAAAAGCCAGTCGTTGACGGCGAGGCCACCTCCCCCGCGCTCAAGCTCGAGCTAGAGAACGTCACCGCCGTCGACAACACGGTGTTTCTGCGCTACCGGCGCACTCAGACCCCGTAA
- a CDS encoding TDT family transporter, which yields MIFVQLPKFGPAWAGALMGTSIASTLSGLHGLDVGQIVFALIAAMLLVIFTVGAKNEPPRHQNMAAWGMYTMGLLACGSAWTALTGNVAFQLVSWWIGAPLSVVVCLWQLWGLFQQPHHYDKPAFPWGLALVSPMVAATSAGQLAINHGQFYHFAGELCFFLTFITAIPLFAYCYRSLVQRRDRPCGAAAGTAWIPLGVVGQSTAASTLLFDAHLYGIIMFAIGAPCVAFAMYCFYQAVFAWAPYGPGWWGSTFPVGTLCLGSWDEGWHQLSFALLVLLLLHWGASALRFGTWRLQSA from the coding sequence ATGATTTTCGTGCAGTTGCCAAAGTTTGGCCCAGCCTGGGCAGGCGCCTTGATGGGAACCTCCATTGCGTCAACTTTGTCGGGTTTACATGGTTTAGACGTAGGCCAAATTGTCTTCGCTCTTATCGCAGCAATGCTGCTGGTGATTTTTACCGTGGGGGCAAAGAATGAACCTCCTCGGCACCAGAACATGGCGGCGTGGGGGATGTACACGATGGGTCTGCTGGCGTGCGGCTCGGCGTGGACTGCGTTAACCGGAAACGTTGCCTTCCAGTTAGTAAGTTGGTGGATTGGTGCACCGCTTTCTGTCGTGGTGTGCCTGTGGCAGCTCTGGGGGTTATTCCAGCAGCCGCACCACTACGACAAGCCCGCTTTTCCTTGGGGGCTAGCGCTGGTTTCCCCTATGGTGGCGGCGACCTCCGCAGGCCAATTGGCTATCAACCATGGGCAGTTCTATCACTTTGCCGGCGAGCTGTGCTTCTTCCTCACCTTCATCACGGCAATTCCGCTGTTCGCCTACTGTTACCGGTCTCTTGTACAACGCCGAGATAGGCCGTGCGGCGCAGCTGCTGGTACAGCGTGGATCCCGCTGGGCGTGGTTGGTCAATCAACGGCCGCCTCGACTTTGCTTTTTGACGCCCACCTCTACGGCATCATCATGTTCGCCATCGGAGCACCCTGCGTAGCATTCGCCATGTACTGCTTCTACCAAGCGGTATTCGCGTGGGCTCCCTACGGCCCCGGCTGGTGGGGTTCGACCTTCCCAGTCGGAACGCTGTGCCTAGGCTCATGGGATGAAGGCTGGCACCAGTTGTCCTTCGCTTTACTGGTGCTCTTGCTGCTCCACTGGGGAGCCTCCGCGCTGCGTTTCGGCACGTGGCGGCTCCAGAGCGCCTAA
- a CDS encoding IS1249 family transposase, with protein sequence MANRNRPSCDVCGHGLVKNGKTAAGTQRWLCPKCNVSSINTRAHASEIRHFKIFIDWILSGESADHLAKRLGVTRRTLTRWFKLLWFITVPTSSDPYRVYDQVFIDGTYFHKKCLLVACTNTHVIAWHWCLRESSYEYLKLLDKIAQPLIVTTDGAGGALKALRTKWPDVAIQRCLVHVQRNTFADISRNPIHPAHKAIRKLGYMLVQVRNREDAARFTAAVHHTRITFADWLKERTYRSAIPAGQVPKWVSPNQKWWYTHRNARRALKRLEKLIHAGQLFTFLDPPEGVTQDLKATTNLLEGGINKQLKDLAGNHRGMFDEHQRITMDWWLYTHTEDPVAPLELAKQQDFGRQGEKAARAAWAREELTRRGHPDGRPATYDIHIDSEWNPSLGIRKGWAGRS encoded by the coding sequence ATGGCTAATAGGAATCGGCCGTCGTGTGACGTGTGCGGCCATGGACTGGTTAAGAACGGCAAGACCGCGGCAGGAACCCAACGCTGGCTATGTCCTAAATGCAACGTTTCATCGATTAATACCCGCGCACACGCCAGCGAGATTCGGCATTTCAAAATCTTTATTGACTGGATTCTCTCCGGCGAATCTGCAGACCATTTAGCCAAGCGCCTTGGGGTAACAAGGCGGACTTTGACCCGGTGGTTTAAGCTGCTGTGGTTTATCACCGTGCCCACTTCTTCTGACCCCTATCGTGTTTACGATCAGGTCTTTATCGACGGCACCTACTTTCACAAGAAATGCCTGTTGGTAGCCTGCACCAATACACACGTCATCGCCTGGCATTGGTGCCTGCGTGAAAGCTCATACGAGTACCTGAAACTGCTCGACAAAATCGCGCAACCACTCATCGTCACCACCGACGGGGCAGGCGGAGCGCTCAAGGCACTGCGCACTAAATGGCCCGACGTTGCCATTCAGCGCTGCCTAGTTCACGTCCAGCGCAACACTTTTGCTGATATCAGCCGCAACCCGATTCACCCAGCGCATAAAGCAATCCGGAAACTGGGCTACATGCTTGTCCAAGTACGCAACCGTGAAGATGCTGCGCGGTTTACAGCTGCAGTCCACCACACCCGCATTACCTTTGCTGATTGGCTTAAAGAGCGAACCTACCGCAGTGCTATACCGGCAGGCCAAGTACCGAAATGGGTCAGCCCCAACCAGAAATGGTGGTACACCCACCGCAACGCCCGCAGGGCTCTAAAACGGCTAGAAAAGCTCATCCACGCCGGACAATTATTTACCTTCCTTGACCCGCCTGAAGGTGTCACGCAAGACTTAAAAGCCACCACGAACCTGCTGGAAGGCGGCATCAACAAACAACTCAAAGACTTAGCCGGAAACCATCGTGGCATGTTCGATGAGCATCAGCGCATCACCATGGACTGGTGGCTCTACACCCACACCGAAGACCCTGTAGCGCCACTGGAGTTAGCCAAGCAACAAGACTTCGGACGCCAAGGAGAAAAAGCAGCACGCGCAGCCTGGGCAAGAGAAGAACTCACACGACGCGGCCACCCAGACGGGCGACCAGCCACATACGACATCCACATCGACAGCGAATGGAACCCCAGCTTAGGCATAAGAAAAGGCTGGGCCGGACGCTCCTAA
- a CDS encoding copper chaperone PCu(A)C has translation MLNTRSFLRVSVAALAAGSLTLAACSPSEEDSAAAPSSAASSAEQDKNAETSTSASSSAESGVTFEDAVVRAMEKDSDMTAIFGTLHNNTDKDINVVGFSSSVKAKHYEIHEVVDGVMQEKEGGFDIPAGESIELAPGGFHFMLMGVTEPVMAGETATLTLELADGSSVELGDIPVRTIGAGDEDYGGMDHGSMDHAEHMDHSESADMSDMKKEEHAH, from the coding sequence ATGCTGAATACCCGTTCTTTCCTCCGTGTCTCCGTGGCGGCCCTCGCAGCCGGCAGCCTGACCTTGGCGGCTTGCTCCCCGAGCGAAGAGGATTCCGCCGCAGCTCCGTCGAGCGCCGCAAGCAGCGCGGAGCAGGACAAGAACGCAGAGACCAGTACTTCGGCTTCTTCCTCCGCTGAGTCTGGCGTAACGTTCGAGGATGCTGTTGTGCGCGCCATGGAGAAGGACTCCGATATGACCGCTATCTTCGGCACGCTCCACAACAACACGGACAAGGATATCAACGTGGTTGGCTTCAGCTCTTCGGTGAAGGCGAAGCACTATGAGATCCATGAGGTTGTCGATGGCGTCATGCAGGAGAAGGAGGGCGGCTTCGATATCCCTGCCGGCGAATCCATTGAGCTCGCGCCGGGCGGTTTCCACTTCATGTTGATGGGCGTGACCGAGCCTGTTATGGCCGGTGAGACTGCCACCCTCACGCTGGAGCTTGCCGACGGTTCCTCCGTCGAGCTCGGCGATATCCCGGTGCGCACCATTGGTGCCGGCGACGAAGACTACGGCGGTATGGACCACGGATCCATGGACCATGCAGAGCACATGGACCACTCGGAGTCCGCAGACATGTCTGACATGAAGAAGGAAGAGCACGCGCACTAG
- a CDS encoding copper resistance CopC family protein produces MQLRQVTTGIAAGAAGLAIGLSAPLAVAHDSVIGGNVVGDAPLEEFPREITLEFSGIPRDDFNTFAVSDKSSGEVLFDATPTIDGRNLTVEVPQDIEPGDGEYQVGFRITSSDGHSTLGSVPFSVGSGAGGHEAADASADGAKEGEEAQESQDPLSSLPTAARWIIGVGAVLVVGAALFAFGAKTRRAGGEGSEG; encoded by the coding sequence ATGCAGCTGCGTCAGGTCACTACGGGAATTGCCGCTGGGGCCGCGGGCCTTGCGATTGGGTTGTCCGCGCCGCTAGCGGTGGCACATGACTCAGTCATTGGCGGAAACGTGGTGGGTGACGCACCGCTGGAAGAGTTTCCGCGTGAAATCACACTAGAGTTCTCTGGTATTCCCCGGGATGACTTCAATACTTTTGCCGTGAGCGATAAGTCAAGCGGCGAGGTGCTCTTTGACGCCACCCCAACCATTGATGGCCGCAATCTCACCGTTGAGGTTCCTCAGGACATCGAACCTGGCGATGGTGAATACCAGGTAGGTTTCCGCATTACCTCCTCCGATGGCCACTCCACGCTCGGTTCCGTGCCGTTTAGCGTGGGCTCTGGGGCCGGCGGACATGAGGCTGCAGATGCTTCTGCTGATGGTGCCAAGGAAGGCGAAGAGGCGCAGGAGTCTCAGGATCCGCTGAGCTCCTTGCCCACCGCGGCCAGATGGATCATTGGCGTAGGGGCAGTTCTCGTTGTCGGCGCAGCGCTTTTTGCCTTCGGAGCAAAGACCCGCCGCGCTGGTGGAGAAGGCTCAGAAGGCTAA